The nucleotide sequence TACTTTCGGCGATATCGCGTACCGCCTCGAACTCCGCGTCGGAGTTGACGGGAAACCCCGCTTCGATGACGTGGGTGCCCATCTCGTCGAGCACCGCCGCTATCTCTCGTTTGTCTTCGTAGGAAAACGAGGTTCGCGGCGTCTGTTCCCCGTCGCGAAGCGTGGTGTCGAAAATTCGTGCGTCCGTGATTTCGGACGTACTATCGAGTGTGCCCTGGAAGAACTCGATCCGCCGGGGATCCCGACGTAACCTCGTGCGTATTGGACATTTGCAACCGAATTGACGGCGTGGTCGTATTTAAATCTTCTCGATGCGAACGGGAGAATCCCACACACGGGAAGTTGCCGCCCGTTCTCCGACGTGAGATCGAACGCGTGTCCGCCAGGAGCAGCCACACACGATCTTTGGCCCTCGACCTACTCGTCAGGAGATGTCGACGCTGCCCTTGTGTCATCGGCGACCACGCGATCCGGGATTGTCGGGTCAGGCACACGACCGACCGTCAGCAGTCGCTCGGTGAACGTCAGGTCGGTCTTGGCCGGGTCCGGTTTGTCCATCGTCTCGTACTCGACGGCCACGCCCTCGTCTTCGGCGGCGATCCGGACAATATTCAGCCGGAAGGTCGGGTGGAACACCGGCGGGAGGATCCCGGCGATGACCTGCCGTCGGTGAAACCGCTTGAGCCACGTCCCTGTGTTGACGATCAACCGCCCGTCGTGTTCGTCGACTGCCGGCCGGTGGGTGTGCCCGTAGCAGAAGACGGCCGTCTCGGGGTGTTCCTCGAAGAGATCCTGTGCCGCCGCTCGGTATGGTTTGCTCGGATCGACGGTGAACTCCGTCTCGACGAGGCCGAAGCGATCGATCGTCCGCTTGAAATCCTGGAGGATGAACCGAATCGGAATCCAGACCAGCACGAGGATGCCGACGATCGCCACGTTGATCGCGAGCAGCGAGAACGCGAGCGCCCCGGCGGACCCGAACCGGCCAAAGGCCCCCTCGACAGTCTCGGTCGGCATCGACCAGACGCCAACCAGGTCGAGACCGACGGCGATCGCAGCGATCGCACTCAGGTTGAACACTAACAGAAAGGGGACGATCGCGTACCGCAACAGCGGGTGCATCTCGTTGTAGAAGTACTTCGAGAGGAACCACACCGGGACCCGCTCGGTCGGCGTGACTGCCTGGATGTCCTTCAGCCAGTTGCGCCGGCCGCGAGCCGACACCTGGCCCGCACGACTGGTCACGAGCGTGTTGTAATAGTAGCCAAGCGGCTTCTCGTGGGGATTGCCGAAATCTTCGAAGCGGTTGTTCGGGTCGCGCTGGTTGCCGTGCTCGAAGTGGATCGTCCGGTCGCCGACGGGACGGGTGATCGACTGCTCCTGGACGAGATCCACGTTGTACGCGGCGAAGCGCTCGACGTACGCGTCGTAGGCGGCGAGTTCGTGGTCGTGATTGCCGGGTAGCAGCGTTATCTGAACGTTCTCCCCGGTCGCCCGGAGTTGCTCGAAGAGGGCCGGGTATCGCTCGACCAGCGCGTCGAACTTTTCGATCCCCTCCAGGGTGGTGAACTCCCAGAGGCCGAACGCGTCACCGTTGATGACGAGTTCGGCGTCCTCGTCTAACTGTTCGAGCCGCTTGAGGAACGAAAGCAGCTCATCGAGGAACTCGACGTGTTCGAGTTGCTCGTCGCCGCCGATGTGGAGGTCGCTGATGACATAGTAGACTGGTTCGTCCTCGTCGGCATGGTTCTCGACGTGGGCCTCACCCATCGTCTCTTCGTGCTCGCGCTGGGGCATAATGTCTTCGCCCGCGGTATCGGTCACGACCGATCAGGTAAGCCCCCACATCGCGGCGATGCCGACCGTCGTCACGACCGCGAGCAGCAACTGCAGCGGGCCA is from Halorhabdus sp. BNX81 and encodes:
- a CDS encoding metallophosphoesterase family protein, yielding MGEAHVENHADEDEPVYYVISDLHIGGDEQLEHVEFLDELLSFLKRLEQLDEDAELVINGDAFGLWEFTTLEGIEKFDALVERYPALFEQLRATGENVQITLLPGNHDHELAAYDAYVERFAAYNVDLVQEQSITRPVGDRTIHFEHGNQRDPNNRFEDFGNPHEKPLGYYYNTLVTSRAGQVSARGRRNWLKDIQAVTPTERVPVWFLSKYFYNEMHPLLRYAIVPFLLVFNLSAIAAIAVGLDLVGVWSMPTETVEGAFGRFGSAGALAFSLLAINVAIVGILVLVWIPIRFILQDFKRTIDRFGLVETEFTVDPSKPYRAAAQDLFEEHPETAVFCYGHTHRPAVDEHDGRLIVNTGTWLKRFHRRQVIAGILPPVFHPTFRLNIVRIAAEDEGVAVEYETMDKPDPAKTDLTFTERLLTVGRVPDPTIPDRVVADDTRAASTSPDE